A part of Xenopus tropicalis strain Nigerian chromosome 4, UCB_Xtro_10.0, whole genome shotgun sequence genomic DNA contains:
- the LOC105947030 gene encoding protein ATP6V1FNB, with the protein MKELLTTRNQNCWKELIEKETASRMYWKLRYKEEHPQNPPERSRKRKEGSLPNIGTTLLPPINVPKRLVVKPPEEPACGLPEEGGLGEMRAATPRTSRLLYDGFSKEGKGRSLYLRRRKELSPEQKYPHPMLSSWDYGWRLDEMVGEVKAPVQGRCKIVRDTFYSRNGVVSLPQFTDRML; encoded by the exons ATGAAGGAGCTTCTCACCACCAGGAACCAGAACTGCTGGAAGGAGCTGATTGAGAAGGAAACGGCCTCCAGGATGTACTGGAAACTGAGGTACAAGGAGGAGCACCCCCAGAACCCCCCCgagagaagcaggaagaggaaagAAGGGTCCCTTCCCAATATTGGGACCACCCTGCTCCCCCCTATTAATGTCCCCAAGAGACTGGTAGTGAAGCCACCGGAGGAGCCGGCCTGTGGCCTCCCAGaagagggggggctgggggagatGAGGGCTGCCACCCCGCGCACCTCCAGGCTACTCTATGATGGCTTCTCCAAGGAGGGAAAGGGCAGGTCCCTGTATCTGAGGAGAAGGAAGGAGCTGAGCCCAGAACAGAAATATCCGCACCCCATGCTCTCCTCCTGGGACTATGGCTGGAGACTAG ATGAGATGGTGGGAGAGGTGAAGGCGCCGGTGCAGGGGAGGTGCAAGATAGTGCGGGACACATTCTATAGCCGGAATGGAGTCGTCTCTCTCCCCCAATTCACAGACCGGATGCTCTGA
- the dnase1l3 gene encoding deoxyribonuclease gamma precursor (The RefSeq protein has 1 substitution compared to this genomic sequence): MWRLLLFWALFVPHTLGLQICSFNVQSFGESKRDKPAVMNIVRKVISRCDITLLMEIKDSSDTVIRSLMTQLNSQSETRNQFDLTISQRLGRKSYKEQYGFIYRKKLVSVRGTYQYEDSQPGDPDAFSREPYVVWFEAPSTDVREFVIVPQHTTPEAAVREIDELYDVYLDVKQKWNSENFIFMGDLNAGCAYVPKKAWGNIRLRTHSEFVWLIGDKEDTTVKASTKCAYDRIVMAGDKLLSSVVPGSAQVFDFMAVYGLTEDQALEVSDHFPVEVQLKESKRPTSRRRKHIERK, translated from the exons ATGTGGCGCCTCCTTCTCTTCTGGGCGCTTTTTGTCCCCCACACTCTGGGGCTTCAAATCTGCTCCTTTAATGTCCAGTCGTTTGGGGAGTCCAAACGGGACAAACCTGCTGTCATGAATATAGTGAGAAAG GTCATTTCCCGCTGTGACATCATGCTCCTGATGGAGATCAAGGACAGCAGCGACACCGTAATCCGATCGCTAATGACACAACTCAACAG CCAATCAGAAACAAGAAATCAGTTTGATTTAACCATCAGCCAAAGGCTGGGCCGCAAGAGCTACAAGGAACAATATGGCTTCATCTATAG GAAGAAGTTGGTGTCAGTGAGAGGAACGTACCAATATGAAGACTCCCAGCCGGGGGATCCGGATGCTTTCTCTCGGGAGCCCTATGTGGTGTGGTTTGAAGCGCCCAGCACTG ACGTCAGAGAGTTTGTGATCGTGCCCCAGCACACCACCCCCGAGGCCGCAGTCCGGGAAATCGATGAACTTTACGACGTTTACCTCGATGTCAAACAGAAATGGAACTCGGAG AACTTCATTTTCATGGGGGACCTAAACGCCGGCTGCGCCTACGTGCCCAAGAAAGCCTGGGGGAACATCCGGCTCCGGACCCACTCGGAGTTTGTTTGGCTGATTGGGGACAAAGAGGACACGACGGTGAAGGCCAGCACCAAGTGCGCCTACGACAG GATTGTGATGGCCGGAGACAAGCTGCTCAGCTCCGTGGTACCAGGTTCTGCCCAAGTGTTTGACTTcatggctgtgtatgggctgacGGAAGATCAG GCCCTGGAGGTGAGCGACCACTTCCCCGTCGAGGTGCAGCTGAAGGAATCCAAGCGGCCGACTTCCAGGAGGCGGAAACACATCGAGAGGAAATAA